One genomic region from Rosa rugosa chromosome 1, drRosRugo1.1, whole genome shotgun sequence encodes:
- the LOC133725198 gene encoding CRM-domain containing factor CFM3A, chloroplastic/mitochondrial-like, with amino-acid sequence MLPIQWRGHSCEFLSVRVKFVQNFDSTQMVSLLCSRKARVLVSVGFSKQKEEEVDRNGKLERAIDGVSKEEKIIISKNFEHRNGKLEGQIDGISVGVSKKEGMVISKGLIGAAVDEILFGDSENDENVEPFVSSGRDSQASTRLPWEREGELGNGEGGKTIKKWSNTLSAEASLLEHELKRLRNVYLRMLERTKVGAAGITQGLVDAIHEKWKVDEVVKLKFEEPLSLNMKRTHGILESKTGGLVIWRSGSSVVLYRGISYNLLCVKSYTKHLETVDLSFHWFDSFFLSKL; translated from the exons ATGCTTCCAATTCAATGGCGGGGTCATTCATGCGAGTTTCTTTCTGTCCGAGTGAAATTCGTACAGAATTTCGATTCAACTCAGATGGTCTCTCTTCTCTGTTCTCGGAAAGCTCGCGTCTTGG TTTCAGTTGGGTTTTCGAAACAGAAAGAGGAAGAAGTTGATAGAAATGGGAAATTGGAGAGAGCAATTGATGGGGTTTCAAAAGAGGAAAAGATAATAATTTCGAAAAACTTTGAACATAGAAATGGCAAATTGGAGGGACAGATTGATGGAATTTCAGTTGGTGTTTCAAAAAAGGAGGGGATGGTGATTTCAAAAGGCTTAATTGGGgctgctgtggatgaaattctATTTGGGGATAGTGAAAATGATGAAAATGTGGAACCTTTTGTGTCTTCTGGTCGTGATTCTCAAGCTTCTACTCGGTTGCCTTGGGAGAGAGAAGGTGAATTGGGTAATGGGGAAGGTGGTAAGACAATAAAGAAGTGGAGTAATACGCTTTCGGCTGAGGCATCCCTTCTGGAGCATGAGTTGAAGAGGCTAAGGAATGTTTATTTGAGGATGCTGGAAAGGACTAAAGTCGGAGCTGCCGGTATCACACAGGGTTTGGTGGATGCTATACATGAGAAGTGGAAGGTGGATGAAGTGGTCAAGTTGAAGTTTGAGGAGCCACTCTCACTTAACATGAAAAGAACTCATGGCATTTTAGAG AGTAAAACTGGAGGTTTGGTTATATGGAGATCAGGCAGTTCAGTAGTGTTATACAGGGGAATATCATACAATCTTCTGTGTGTGAAGTCATATACCAAACATTTGGAGACTGTTGACCTATCTTTCCACTGGTTtgattcattttttctttcgaAGCTATAA
- the LOC133739705 gene encoding uncharacterized protein LOC133739705, producing the protein MAPSKTQPPPPEHHPYIPLPHDQSDNVLPSSYSSQLPQRSTTILLTLLLLLLSSSLYVFWPSDPSLKIVRLKLKRVHVHTRPRVTIDLCMAVRIKVRNGDVYSMDYDALEVGVGYRGKRLGQVRFQQGHVRAFGSSYVDAEVEFNGVGVFSDVVLLLEDLAKGAVPFDTVTEVRGKLGVLVFHFPLQARVSCEVLVNMVNQTIFRHKCYE; encoded by the exons ATGGCTCCCTCCAAAacccaaccaccaccaccagagCACCACCCCTACATCCCATTACCCCACGACCAAAGCGACAACGTTCTACCATCTTCTTACTCCTCCCAGCTCCCTCAACGCAGCACAACCATTCTTCTcactcttctcctcctcctcctatcTTCCTCCCTCTACGTCTTCTGGCCCTCCGATCCCTCCCTCAAGATCGTACGGCTCAAGCTGAAGAGAGTCCACGTGCACACCCGGCCGCGCGTTACCATCGACCTGTGCATGGCAGTGAGGATCAAGGTCCGGAACGGCGACGTTTACTCGATGGACTACGATGCGCTGGAGGTCGGGGTTGGCTACAGAGGGAAGAGGCTGGGCCAGGTGAGGTTCCAGCAGGGACACGTGAGGGCTTTTGGGTCATCTTACGTTGACGCTGAGGTGGAGTTCAATGGGGTCGGAGTGTTTTCCGACGTGGTGCTCCTCCTGGAGGACTTGGCCAAGGGAGCCGTACCGTTTGACACTGTTACGGAGGTCCGGGGGAAGCTCGGCGTCCTAGTCTTCCACTTCCCTTTGCAG GCAAGAGTATCGTGTGAAGTTTTGGTAAACATGGTGAATCAAACAATTTTTCGTCACAAATGTTATGAG TGA